A stretch of Rhinopithecus roxellana isolate Shanxi Qingling chromosome 12, ASM756505v1, whole genome shotgun sequence DNA encodes these proteins:
- the ZNF497 gene encoding LOW QUALITY PROTEIN: zinc finger protein 497 (The sequence of the model RefSeq protein was modified relative to this genomic sequence to represent the inferred CDS: inserted 1 base in 1 codon) yields the protein MESPGGWNLQTAPKEGWSLCSVKTATRRPSEGAVSGGWGAWEDSTEVPGEAGDSERQQATLGAADEQGGPDRELGPADGGRDGAGPGEYVDWTLRPSPLPEEPGCRCGECGKAFSQSSYLLQHRRVHTGEKPYTCPECGKAFAWSSNLSQHQRIHSGQKPYACGECGKAFRAHSQLIHHQETHSGLKPFRCPDCGKSFGRSTTLVQHRRTHTGEKPYECPDCGKAFSWNSNFLEHQRVHTGARPHACPDCGKAFSQSSNLAEHLKIHAGARPHACPDCGKAFVRVAGLRQHRRTHSSEKPFPCAECGKVFRESSQLLQHXRTHTDERPFECAECGQAFVMGSYLAEHRRVHTGEKPHACAQCGKAFSQRSNLLSHQRTHSGAKPFACADCGRAFRGSSGLAHHRLTHTGERPFACAECGKAFRGSSELRQHQRLHSGERPFVCAHCSKAFVRKSELVSHRRTHTGERPYACGECGKPFSHRSNLNEHQKRHGGHTAP from the exons ATGGAGTCCCCAGGAGGGTGGAACCTGCAGACGGCCCCAAAGGAAGGCTGGAGCCTCTGCAGTGTGAAGACTGCCACGAGGCGCCCCTCTGAGGGGGCTGTGTCTGGAGGCTGGGGGGCCTGGGAAGACTCCACGGAGGTCCCAGGGGAGGCAGGGGACAGCGAGCGGCAGCAAGCCACACTGGGGGCGGCGGACGAACAGGGGGGCCCCGACAGGGAGCTGGGCCCCGCAGATGGTGGGCGGGACGGGGCTGGGCCCGGGGAGTATGTAGACTGGACGTTGCGCCCTTCGCCTCTCCCAGAGGAGCCGGGCTGCCGGTGCGGGGAGTGCGGCAAGGCGTTCAGCCAGAGCTCCTACTTGCTGCAGCACCGTCGCGTGCACACAGGCGAGAAACCGTACACGTGTCCCGAGTGCGGCAAGGCCTTCGCCTGGAGCTCCAACCTCAGCCAGCACCAGCGCATCCACAGCGGCCAGAAGCCCTACGCTTGCGGGGAGTGTGGCAAGGCCTTCCGCGCGCACTCGCAGCTCATCCACCACCAGGAGACACACAGCGGCCTGAAGCCCTTCCGCTGCCCGGACTGCGGCAAGTCCTTCGGTCGAAGCACCACGCTGGTGCAGCACCGACGCACGCACACGGGCGAGAAGCCCTACGAGTGCCCAGACTGCGGCAAGGCCTTCAGCTGGAACTCCAATTTCCTGGAGCACCAGCGCGTGCACACGGGCGCGCGGCCACACGCCTGCCCGGACTGCGGCAAGGCCTTCAGCCAGAGCTCCAACCTAGCTGAGCACCTGAAGATCCACGCCGGCGCGCGGCCACACGCTTGTCCCGACTGCGGCAAGGCCTTCGTGCGCGTGGCGGGGCTGCGGCAGCACCGGCGCACGCACAGCAGCGAGAAGCCCTTCCCCTGCGCCGAGTGCGGAAAGGTTTTCCGCGAGAGCTCGCAGCTCCTGCAGC AGCGCACGCACACGGACGAGCGGCCCTTCGAGTGCGCGGAGTGCGGCCAGGCTTTCGTCATGGGCTCCTACCTGGCGGAGCACCGGCGCGTGCACACGGGCGAGAAGCCCCACGCGTGCGCCCAGTGCGGAAAGGCCTTCAGCCAGCGCTCTAACCTGCTCAGCCACCAGCGCACGCACTCGGGCGCCAAGCCCTTCGCCTGCGCGGACTGCGGTAGGGCCTTCCGCGGCAGCTCGGGCCTGGCGCACCACCGGCTCACGCACACGGGCGAGCGGCCCTTCGCCTGCGCAGAATGTGGCAAGGCCTTCCGCGGCAGCTCCGAGCTGCGCCAGCACCAGCGCCTGCACTCTGGCGAGAGGCCGTTCGTCTGCGCCCACTGCAGCAAGGCCTTCGTGCGCAAGTCGGAGCTCGTAAGCCACCGGCGTACGCACACGGGCGAGAGGCCCTACGCTTGCGGCGAGTGCGGGAAGCCCTTCAGCCACCGCTCCAACCTCAACGAGCACCAGAAGCGGCACGGGGGCCACACTGCGCCCTGA
- the ZNF837 gene encoding zinc finger protein 837, giving the protein MEAPAQKAGQGGIPTTDARGASGAWEKRPEEPRPLEQDRAGSHPTQKGDLRGGMADGRTTPPGGGSQGCNLRVSPGSGTRQSAGTRPLMREPCSPTSSQDPELVTREGLQAREGPCGSPARGRGCSRNSCLARHLGVPAGETPPVCDPCPERLRNRPPTQLCEVHTDCWPCQLGTGARTCPRTPKPTSRGRSPSVEQPQACACGEAFAWRALRIPQERLQEMEEPRPCARCGKRFHTNQQQQTSKGRPVCPECGQTSRPRPGVPNPPAQRLYACDECGKAFTRTSSLLQHQRIHTGERPYECAECGKAFVRCSGLYRHQKTHSAERHRRGPVLARRAFRLGCPPCGDCGELSPRRGSGAREKPYECADCAKAFGLFSHLVEHRRVHTGEKPYACPECGKAFNQRSNLSRHQRTHSSAKPYACPLCEKAFKGRSGLVQHQRAHTGERPYCCPECGKTFRGCSELRQHERLHSGEKPYICRDCGKAFVRNCSLVRHLRTHTGERPYACGECGRAFSQRSNLNEHQKRHAGPAAP; this is encoded by the coding sequence ATGGAGGCTCCGGCCCAGAAGGCTGGGCAGGGAGGAATTCCCACGACCGATGCCCGGGGTGCCTCCGGGGCCTGGGAGAAGAGGCCCGAGGAGCCGAGGCCCCTCGAACAGGACCGAGCTGGGAGCCACCCCACTCAAAAGGGGGACCTGCGTGGAGGGATGGCGGACGGTAGGACGACTCCCCCAGGCGGGGGCTCCCAGGGCTGCAACCTCCGGGTGAGCCCCGGCTCGGGGACCCGGCAGAGCGCGGGGACCAGACCCCTCATGCGGGAGCCGTGCAGCCCCACCTCTTCTCAGGACCCTGAGCTAGTTACCCGCGAGGGGCTGCAGGCCAGGGAGGGCCCCTGTGGGAGCCCGGCACGTGGCAGGGGCTGCAGCAGGAACTCCTGCCTGGCGCGGCATCTCGGGGTGCCCGCTGGGGAGACGCCACCCGTGTGTGACCCCTGTCCGGAGCGGCTCCGGAACCGCCCCCCGACTCAACTGTGTGAGGTCCACACAGACTGTTGGCCATGCCAACTGGGGACGGGCGCTCGGACCTGCCCGAGGACCCCAAAGCCGACCTCCCGCGGGAGGAGCCCCTCGGTGGAGCAGCCCCAGGCTTGCGCGTGCGGCGAGGCCTTTGCGTGGAGGGCCCTGCGGATCCCCCAGGAGCGGCTGCAGGAGATGGAGGAGCCCCGTCCGTGTGCCCGGTGCGGGAAGCGCTTCCACACCAACCAGCAGCAGCAGACGAGCAAGGGCCGCCCAGTGTGTCCTGAGTGTGGCCAAACCTCGCGACCTCGCCCGGGTGTCCCCAACCCCCCGGCCCAGCGGCTGTACGCTTGCGACGAGTGCGGCAAGGCCTTCACACGCACCTCCAGCCTGCTGCAGCACCAGCGCATCCACACGGGCGAACGGCCCTACGAGTGTGCCGAGTGCGGCAAGGCCTTCGTGCGCTGCTCCGGCCTGTACCGCCACCAGAAGACGCACTCGGCTGAGCGCCACCGCCGTGGCCCCGTCCTGGCCCGGCGCGCCTTCCGACTGGGGTGCCCGCCCTGCGGGGACTGCGGCGAGCTGAGTCCCCGACGGGGGTCGGGAGCCAGGGAGAAGCCGTACGAGTGTGCCGACTGCGCCAAGGCCTTCGGGCTGTTCTCGCACCTCGTGGAGCACCGGCGCGTGCACACCGGCGAGAAGCCCTACGCTTGCCCCGAGTGCGGCAAGGCTTTCAACCAGCGCTCGAACCTGAGCCGGCACCAGCGCACGCACAGCAGCGCCAAGCCCTACGCGTGCCCACTGTGCGAAAAGGCCTTCAAGGGCCGCTCCGGCCTGGTGCAACACCAACGCGCGCACACCGGCGAGCGGCCCTACTGCTGCCCCGAGTGCGGCAAGACCTTCCGCGGCTGCTCCGAGCTGCGCCAGCACGAGCGCCTGCACTCGGGCGAGAAGCCCTATATCTGCCGCGACTGTGGCAAAGCCTTCGTGCGCAACTGCAGCCTGGTGCGCCACCTGCGCACGCACACGGGCGAGCGGCCCTACGCTTGCGGGGAGTGCGGCCGCGCCTTCAGCCAACGCTCCAACCTCAACGAGCACCAGAAGCGGCACGCGGGCCCCGCCGCACCTTGA
- the RPS5 gene encoding 40S ribosomal protein S5, with translation MRWPAARGLFLSVSGRRVVFPERQRRSGCVLRMTEWETAAPAVAETPDIKLFGKWSTDDVQINDISLQDYIAVKEKYAKYLPHSAGRYAAKRFRKAQCPIVERLTNSMMMHGRNNGKKLMTVRIVKHAFEIIHLLTGENPLQVLVNAIINSGPREDSTRIGRAGTVRRQAVDVSPLRRVNQAIWLLCTGAREAAFRNIKTIAECLADELINAAKGSSNSYAIKKKDELERVAKSNR, from the exons ATGCGTTGGCCCGCTGCGCGCGGTCTCTTCCTGTCTGTGTCAGGGCGGCGCGTGGTCTTTCCTGAGCGGCAGAGACGCTCAGGCTGTGTTCTCAG GATGACCGAGTGGGAGACAGCCGCACCAGCGGTGGCGGAGACCCCAGACATCAAGCTCTTTGGGAAGTGGAGCACCGATGATGTGCAGATCAATGACATTTCCCTACAG GATTACATAGCAGTGAAGGAGAAGTATGCCAAGTACCTGCCTCACAGTGCAGGGCGGTATGCCGCCAAACGCTTCCGCAAAGCTCAGTGTCCCATTGTGGAGCGCCTCACTAACTCCATGATGATGCACGGCCGCAACAACGGCAAGAAGCTGATGACTGTGCGCATCGTCAAGCATGCCTTCGAGATCATACACCTGCTCACAGGCGAG AACCCTCTGCAGGTCCTGGTGAACGCCATCATCAACAGTGGTCCCCGGGAGGACTCCACCCGCATTGGACGCGCCGGGACTGTGAGACGACAGGCTGTGGACGTGTCCCCACTGCGCCGTGTGAATCAG GCCATCTGGCTGCTGTGCACAGGCGCTCGTGAGGCTGCCTTCAGGAACATTAAGACCATTGCTGAGTGCCTGGCAGATGAGCTCATCAATGCTGCCAAG GGCTCCTCCAACTCCTATGCCATTAAAAAGAAGGACGAGCTGGAGCGTGTGGCCAAGTCCAACCGCTGA